The Panicum virgatum strain AP13 chromosome 3N, P.virgatum_v5, whole genome shotgun sequence genome includes the window TCAAAACTCCTACCGTACCGTATATATATCTATACTATCTCTATACATCTACATGTATATATGCTATCTAGCATATGTCTTGCTTACGCTTATTCCAAAAAGTATCCTGCGACTTGTAAGCAGGATCGTTGATCTTTGCAACGTTGATATCTGAAAGCTCGTCCAGGCTGCTACTGCTATAGATCTCTGCCCTCTGGTATGCTCTCCAGCGCAGGCCGCCACCCTACTCCGCAACACTCCTCCCGTTCACGATCACTTGCTTCTTTGCGCATGAGAGACACCATGTCGTCCAGCGACATGCCCTCCTTgtcgagcatcttcttcagctccTGCTTGCTGATCACCAGCTTCACCCTGGCGGCGCCAGGGTCGACCACAGACGCCGGCGCCTTCACTGGAAACACGTCCGGCAGGACTTGGCTGCCGTCCATGCTCATGATCTTGATCTCCTTCCTGTCTTGAATCACCAGGCAATTCCCCATGATGATGACTGTAAAATGATAGGTGCAAGGAGCTAGAATTGTAGTGAGCTCTGAAGCTCTGTTAGTATTGGAACAAGATCACAATTCACAATTGTGTTGTAGTGCCGTATGGTGGGTCTGAGTAAGTGACAGGGGGGTTGGAGGCAGTAGTGGATTGCTGTATTTAAAGGAAATGCTTTGCGTATTTGGACACCTGATTAAGAGCATATTTCATGAATGCCACTGGCCGACCAATGGAAGTTGCTTCCATGTATGTAAAAGCTTAGAGAGCTATGATGACCATGgttaaccaaaccggtgggaaccggtccggtttgaccggttaccggtcaaaccggtccggcccggtttcgGTTTGAGCCGATATCAAACCGgtctaaattcaaaattcaaaaaatgaaaaattctcaaaaaattctaaaaatacttcaaggtgcgatgaatctaatggtgtcaaattttctcaaaaattcgttcatttagtatagtttgcgtggatttgaagttaaacaaaaaagcgtgcatacaaaagtatacaaatacaatgtaaaagtagtacaaaagagggttggagggttcatttaggcctaaaacatgttatacaaatattcatttagtatactttgcgggcatttgaatttaaaccaaaaaagaaaaaaaattgaatttggcgggttaccagtcaaaccgaccggttaccagtcaaaccggccggtatactgGTACGAACCGTTTGTACAGTggattttaaattcaaatttgacttcgacCGGTTGGACCTGTTTCGGCCAAAtcggtccggtataccggtaccggaccctgcaggtttgaccggaccggtcggtaacgTAAACCCTGACAATGACTAGCCCACTCACAACAAGTGAGAAGGAGCCAACCATCCTTTTTATTCCTTGATGTCCTTGACTTGGTTTGACATGCTTTGTGTC containing:
- the LOC120663602 gene encoding uncharacterized protein LOC120663602, which encodes MGNCLVIQDRKEIKIMSMDGSQVLPDVFPVKAPASVVDPGAARVKLVISKQELKKMLDKEGMSLDDMVSLMRKEASDREREECCGVGWRPALESIPEGRDL